A single region of the Plantactinospora soyae genome encodes:
- a CDS encoding low temperature requirement protein A: protein MAGEDTAALIRQPDAPKRATLLELLLDVVYVAALALISMRLASDVTWLGGVRVLVLLMAIWWIWSITALLTDFYNPEQLRIQLVVAWAMLGSVVMTAAIPHAFIDHGWLFAGMYVAIHVGRGIMLVSLLRGHEAQARATRFLVWFVVSGTAWIAGAFLPNPLRLLLWGIALMIDYIGGALRYPSPRLGRVPLAQYDKGSEHLGERYQQFIILALGDIILVPVLQNDGRGFTAGRLGGLLLAFATMLLLWHIYVYRAGAFLQVAITKRPGRATRWAPYTHLLMVAGIVSTAAGFELVINGNRTRAGLGWVLVVVGGPTLFLIGRTIFEYEIFGRFSWSRLLWVLVLVGLTPLVASRPLILAASVTGAALLGVGLSDAVRAKGRPSPVERSEQP, encoded by the coding sequence ATGGCGGGCGAGGATACGGCGGCACTGATACGGCAACCCGACGCGCCGAAGCGGGCGACCCTGCTGGAACTCCTGCTGGACGTGGTCTACGTCGCGGCCCTCGCCCTCATCTCGATGCGGCTGGCGAGCGACGTGACCTGGCTCGGCGGGGTGCGGGTGCTGGTGCTGCTGATGGCGATCTGGTGGATCTGGTCGATCACCGCGCTGCTGACCGACTTCTACAACCCGGAGCAACTCAGGATCCAGCTCGTCGTCGCCTGGGCCATGCTCGGCAGCGTCGTGATGACGGCCGCGATCCCGCACGCGTTCATCGACCACGGCTGGCTGTTCGCCGGGATGTACGTCGCGATCCACGTCGGACGCGGAATCATGCTGGTGTCCCTGCTACGCGGACACGAGGCCCAGGCCCGTGCCACCCGGTTCCTCGTCTGGTTCGTCGTCTCCGGTACGGCCTGGATCGCCGGAGCCTTCCTGCCGAACCCGCTGCGGCTCCTGCTCTGGGGCATCGCCCTGATGATCGACTACATCGGCGGGGCACTGCGGTATCCCTCGCCTCGGCTCGGCCGGGTGCCGCTGGCCCAGTACGACAAGGGGAGCGAGCACCTCGGCGAGCGGTACCAGCAGTTCATCATTCTCGCCCTCGGCGACATCATCCTGGTGCCGGTGCTCCAGAACGACGGGCGTGGCTTCACCGCGGGTCGGCTGGGTGGACTGCTGCTGGCATTCGCCACGATGCTCCTGCTCTGGCACATCTACGTCTACCGGGCCGGTGCGTTCCTACAGGTGGCGATCACCAAGCGGCCCGGCCGGGCGACCCGCTGGGCGCCGTACACCCATCTGCTCATGGTGGCCGGAATCGTGTCGACCGCCGCCGGGTTCGAACTTGTGATCAATGGGAACAGGACCCGGGCGGGGCTGGGCTGGGTGCTGGTGGTGGTTGGCGGGCCGACCCTGTTCCTGATCGGGCGAACGATCTTCGAGTACGAGATCTTCGGCAGGTTCTCCTGGTCCCGGCTGCTCTGGGTGCTCGTACTGGTCGGGCTGACGCCGCTGGTCGCGTCCCGCCCCCTGATCCTCGCCGCCTCCGTCACCGGCGCCGCCCTGCTCGGCGTCGGCCTGTCGGACGCGGTCCGGGCGAAGGGGCGGCCGTCGCCGGTCGAGCGCTCCGAGCAGCCGTGA
- a CDS encoding NAD(P)/FAD-dependent oxidoreductase → MDRTYDVLVVGGGAAGLSAGLALARARRAVLVVDAGAPRNAPAGHVHNYLGREGTPPGELLAVGRAELAGYGGEVMSGRAVRAESLDGRPSGPGFRVELADGRSVLARRLLMATGLVDELPDIPGLHQRWGREVLHCPYCHGWEVRDQAIGVLATGPMATHQALLFRQWSPDVTLFQHTAAPPSADEREQLAARGIPVVTGEVVGLELTDDGLTGVRLRSGQVVPRQALTVMPRFTARADLLAPLGLAPTELRVDGYVVGSYVPADPTGATAIPGVWVAGNVADVRAGVINAAAAGLNVAAAVNADLVAEDTRRAVAEHRRGSGTPAGSAGASAEPFSAEHERELSERVLGDRRHGW, encoded by the coding sequence ATGGACAGGACATACGACGTACTGGTGGTGGGCGGTGGCGCGGCCGGACTGAGCGCCGGGTTGGCCCTGGCCCGGGCCCGTCGCGCGGTACTGGTGGTCGACGCCGGTGCACCCCGCAACGCCCCGGCCGGCCACGTGCACAACTACCTGGGCCGGGAGGGTACGCCGCCGGGCGAACTGCTGGCCGTCGGACGCGCGGAGCTGGCCGGGTACGGCGGCGAGGTCATGTCCGGCCGGGCCGTACGCGCCGAGTCGCTGGACGGCCGGCCGTCCGGTCCCGGCTTCCGGGTCGAACTCGCCGACGGTCGATCCGTGCTGGCGCGGCGACTGCTGATGGCCACCGGTCTGGTGGACGAGTTGCCGGATATCCCGGGGCTGCACCAGCGGTGGGGTCGGGAGGTGCTGCACTGCCCGTACTGCCACGGCTGGGAGGTCCGGGACCAGGCGATCGGCGTCCTGGCCACCGGCCCGATGGCGACGCACCAGGCCCTGCTGTTCCGGCAGTGGAGCCCGGACGTGACGCTCTTCCAGCACACCGCCGCCCCGCCAAGCGCGGACGAGCGGGAGCAGCTCGCCGCCCGGGGGATTCCGGTGGTGACGGGCGAGGTCGTGGGGCTGGAGCTGACCGACGACGGGCTCACCGGTGTCCGGCTGCGCTCGGGACAGGTCGTCCCGCGCCAGGCCCTGACGGTGATGCCACGGTTCACCGCCCGCGCCGACCTGCTCGCCCCACTCGGGCTGGCACCGACCGAGCTGCGGGTCGACGGGTACGTCGTGGGCAGCTACGTACCCGCCGATCCGACCGGTGCGACCGCGATCCCCGGCGTCTGGGTGGCCGGCAACGTGGCGGACGTCCGGGCAGGGGTGATCAACGCCGCCGCGGCCGGCCTGAACGTCGCCGCGGCGGTCAATGCCGACCTCGTCGCCGAGGACACCCGGCGGGCGGTGGCGGAGCACCGGCGCGGATCCGGCACGCCCGCCGGGTCGGCCGGCGCGTCGGCGGAGCCCTTCTCGGCCGAACACGAGCGGGAGCTGTCCGAGCGGGTGCTCGGGGACCGCCGGCACGGCTGGTGA
- a CDS encoding tripartite tricarboxylate transporter permease, whose amino-acid sequence MDYFDPVLSGFGVVFTPVNLLYVLAGVVIGMVIGVLPGLGPVATIALLLPITYEIPAESAIILLAGIYYGAMYGGTITSVLLRLPGEAATVITTIDGYQMARQGRAGSALGIAAIGSFIGGTVSIIGLTLIAPLLARFSLGFGPPENAVLAAMGILLVATLGTVSTAKSLAAAALGLLLAAMGPDPLFASPRFTFGSINLADGVDFVALAMGLFGLGEILYHLEHRARNKLPKPTVSNVWPSRADWRQSRGAVGRGSVVGFVIGLLPGGGGVLSSMAAYGLEKRRSKTPERFGRGAIEGVAAPESANNAAATSSFIPLLTLGIPTNPVMALIFGALLLQGIPPGPRLINENPEVFWGVVDSMYIGNIFLLILSVPLVGVFVRLVSVRDSILAPIVVMVTMLGVYTVNNSTFDMLLVIFFGVVGYLMKKTGFEPGPMVLAFVLGSLLETAFRQSMRIFDGDPTGFVTRPISGTLFVATVLALLAPVGFRLLRRRRALAAEAGRPAGTTGTEPRTDATEDQPSANATEDRSSATPAGNGSRTDTAEGGDPAGTPDADGRAPDGRERVPPPPVD is encoded by the coding sequence GTGGACTATTTCGACCCCGTCCTCTCCGGCTTCGGGGTGGTGTTCACCCCGGTCAATCTGCTGTACGTCCTCGCCGGTGTCGTGATCGGAATGGTGATCGGCGTCCTGCCGGGCCTCGGACCGGTCGCGACGATCGCCCTGCTGCTGCCGATCACGTACGAGATCCCGGCCGAATCGGCGATCATCCTCCTCGCCGGCATCTACTACGGCGCGATGTACGGCGGCACGATCACCTCGGTCCTGCTGCGGCTGCCCGGCGAGGCGGCCACCGTCATCACCACCATCGACGGGTACCAGATGGCGCGGCAGGGCCGGGCCGGTTCGGCGCTCGGCATCGCCGCCATCGGATCGTTCATCGGCGGCACGGTCAGCATCATCGGGCTGACCCTGATCGCCCCACTGCTGGCCCGGTTCTCGCTCGGGTTCGGGCCGCCGGAGAACGCCGTACTGGCCGCGATGGGGATCCTGCTGGTCGCCACCCTCGGCACGGTGTCGACCGCGAAGAGCCTGGCCGCCGCCGCGCTCGGCCTGCTGCTCGCCGCGATGGGGCCGGATCCGCTGTTCGCCTCGCCACGGTTCACGTTCGGCAGCATCAACCTGGCCGACGGCGTCGACTTCGTCGCCCTCGCGATGGGTCTGTTCGGGCTCGGCGAGATCCTGTACCACCTCGAACACCGGGCCCGGAACAAGCTGCCGAAGCCGACGGTCAGCAACGTGTGGCCGTCCCGCGCGGACTGGCGGCAGTCGCGCGGAGCGGTGGGCCGGGGCTCGGTGGTCGGTTTCGTCATCGGCCTGCTGCCCGGCGGCGGCGGTGTGCTGTCGTCGATGGCGGCGTACGGCCTGGAGAAGCGCCGCAGCAAGACGCCGGAACGTTTCGGCCGGGGCGCCATCGAGGGTGTGGCGGCGCCGGAGAGCGCGAACAACGCGGCGGCGACGTCGTCGTTCATTCCGCTGCTGACGCTGGGCATCCCGACCAATCCGGTGATGGCGCTGATCTTCGGCGCGCTGCTGCTCCAGGGGATCCCGCCCGGCCCCCGCCTGATCAACGAGAATCCCGAGGTCTTCTGGGGCGTTGTCGACTCGATGTACATCGGCAACATATTCCTGCTGATCCTCAGCGTTCCGCTGGTGGGCGTCTTCGTCCGGCTCGTGTCGGTACGCGACAGCATCCTCGCCCCGATCGTGGTGATGGTGACGATGCTCGGCGTCTACACCGTCAACAACAGCACCTTCGACATGCTGTTGGTGATCTTCTTCGGTGTGGTCGGGTACCTGATGAAGAAGACCGGCTTCGAACCCGGCCCGATGGTGCTGGCGTTCGTCCTCGGCAGCCTCCTGGAGACCGCGTTCCGGCAGTCGATGCGGATCTTCGATGGTGACCCGACCGGCTTCGTCACCCGCCCGATCTCCGGAACGCTGTTCGTGGCGACCGTGCTGGCCCTGCTCGCACCCGTCGGATTCCGGCTGCTCCGGCGGCGTCGGGCCCTGGCCGCGGAAGCCGGCCGGCCGGCCGGCACCACCGGGACCGAGCCCCGGACCGACGCCACCGAGGACCAGCCCAGCGCCAACGCCACCGAGGACAGGTCCAGCGCCACCCCCGCCGGGAACGGATCCCGGACCGACACCGCCGAAGGCGGGGACCCAGCCGGTACGCCCGACGCGGACGGCCGGGCCCCGGACGGTCGGGAACGGGTGCCGCCACCACCGGTCGACTGA
- a CDS encoding tripartite tricarboxylate transporter TctB family protein translates to MSRAETDEEPLPALPEAMPTDIPPAGPLGQLVAAVVPIALGLACLAYSVSLSLGTPVEAGPGLWPALASLLLVGAGSWTLIFERGARDAEQFSRGAIGIAVGLAGLVVFVLLITRIGFEIPTLLVMVLWLKVLGRESWLVTAAVSASTTLVLYLLFITGLGVPLPRLAF, encoded by the coding sequence ATGAGTCGGGCGGAAACCGACGAGGAGCCGTTGCCGGCCCTGCCGGAGGCGATGCCGACCGACATCCCGCCCGCCGGGCCGCTGGGGCAACTCGTTGCCGCCGTGGTGCCGATAGCGCTGGGGCTCGCCTGCCTGGCGTACTCGGTCTCGCTCTCGCTCGGCACGCCGGTGGAGGCCGGACCGGGTCTGTGGCCGGCGCTGGCCAGTCTGCTGCTGGTCGGCGCCGGTTCGTGGACGCTGATCTTCGAGCGCGGGGCGCGGGACGCCGAACAGTTCAGCCGGGGCGCGATCGGGATCGCCGTGGGCCTCGCCGGCCTGGTCGTCTTCGTCCTGTTGATCACCCGGATCGGCTTCGAGATACCGACCCTGCTGGTCATGGTGCTCTGGCTGAAGGTACTCGGCCGGGAGTCCTGGCTGGTCACCGCCGCCGTCAGCGCCTCCACCACCCTGGTGCTCTATTTGCTGTTCATCACCGGCCTGGGTGTCCCGTTACCGAGATTGGCGTTCTGA
- a CDS encoding tripartite tricarboxylate transporter substrate binding protein, whose translation MTDSALGHAVNRRAALRLGVGLGAGTFLAGCGVQTGGGDGEGGSAYPQRSVELIVPFAPGGSTDLIARTLGKAIEKPLGHSMVIVNRDGAAAAVGTKEVAAAQGDGYTIGFPPSSLFTLTPQLVRNADTVSLDDLGVVIGLTVENIVLVAHKDSPFKTLDDVIALKNSGRRITYGHSGVGTGAYFAQTAFYKLAGINATDVPFGGGGPAVTAVLGKQVDIGASQPAESMRLVESGELRWLGVFSQQRSPSLPDLPTAKEKGFDLTVDQARFIAGPKSISADAVTALQKAFREAVKDPEYEAFLKKNFIDQFEVEGSEVASKIKGDFDRYKLLIDRFGLQPK comes from the coding sequence GTGACCGATTCGGCTTTGGGGCACGCCGTGAACAGGCGTGCCGCCCTGAGACTGGGTGTGGGGCTCGGCGCGGGAACGTTCCTCGCAGGGTGCGGTGTGCAGACCGGCGGCGGTGACGGTGAGGGCGGCTCGGCGTACCCGCAACGATCGGTCGAGCTGATCGTGCCGTTCGCGCCGGGCGGCAGCACCGACCTCATCGCCCGGACGCTCGGCAAGGCGATCGAGAAGCCGCTCGGCCACTCGATGGTGATCGTCAACCGGGACGGCGCGGCCGCCGCCGTCGGCACCAAGGAGGTGGCCGCCGCCCAGGGCGACGGCTACACGATCGGCTTCCCGCCGAGTTCGCTGTTCACGCTCACTCCACAGTTGGTCAGGAACGCCGACACGGTCTCGCTCGACGACCTGGGTGTGGTCATCGGGCTGACGGTCGAGAACATCGTCCTCGTCGCGCACAAGGACTCCCCGTTCAAGACCCTCGACGACGTGATCGCGCTCAAGAACAGCGGGCGGCGGATCACGTACGGGCACTCGGGCGTCGGCACCGGGGCGTACTTCGCGCAGACCGCCTTCTACAAGCTCGCCGGCATCAACGCCACCGACGTCCCGTTCGGCGGGGGCGGGCCGGCGGTCACCGCCGTACTCGGCAAGCAGGTGGACATCGGCGCATCCCAGCCGGCCGAGTCGATGCGGCTGGTGGAGTCCGGGGAACTGCGCTGGCTCGGGGTGTTCAGCCAGCAGCGCAGCCCGTCCTTGCCGGACCTGCCGACCGCGAAGGAGAAGGGCTTCGACCTCACCGTCGACCAGGCGCGGTTCATCGCCGGACCAAAGTCGATCTCCGCCGACGCGGTGACCGCGCTACAGAAGGCGTTCCGCGAGGCGGTCAAGGACCCGGAGTACGAGGCCTTCCTGAAGAAGAACTTCATCGACCAGTTCGAGGTCGAGGGCAGCGAGGTGGCCAGCAAGATCAAGGGTGACTTCGACCGGTACAAACTGCTGATCGACCGGTTCGGACTCCAACCGAAATGA